In one Mycobacterium sp. NBC_00419 genomic region, the following are encoded:
- the ald gene encoding alanine dehydrogenase, with the protein MRVGIPTEIKNNEYRVAITPAGVSELVRRGHDVMVQAGAGDGSAIPDGDFKAAGAQLVASADDVWAQADLLLKVKEPIEPEYARMRKGQTLFTYLHLAASRPCTDALLASGTTSIAYETVQTADGALPLLAPMSEVAGRLSAQVGAYHLMRTQGGRGVLMGGVPGVAPARVVVIGGGMAGDNAAAVAWGMGAHVTVFDLNVNILRKIDAEYGGAIETRYSSRLDLEDAVKQADLVIGAVLVPGAKAPKLVTNETVAQMKPGSVLVDIAIDQGGCFEDSKPTTHDNPTFNVHNSVFYCVANMPGAVPRTSTYALTNATMPYVLKLADKGWQGACLADQALAKGLSTHEGQLLNAEVAHDLELPYTEPAGLLA; encoded by the coding sequence ATGCGTGTCGGCATCCCGACCGAGATCAAGAACAACGAGTACCGCGTCGCCATCACCCCGGCCGGTGTGTCCGAACTGGTCCGCCGCGGCCATGACGTCATGGTCCAGGCCGGTGCGGGCGACGGTTCGGCCATCCCCGACGGCGACTTCAAGGCCGCCGGTGCGCAGCTCGTCGCCAGCGCCGACGACGTGTGGGCCCAGGCCGACCTGCTGCTCAAGGTGAAGGAGCCCATCGAGCCGGAATACGCCCGGATGCGTAAGGGCCAGACCCTGTTCACCTACCTGCACCTGGCCGCTTCGCGCCCGTGTACCGACGCGCTGTTGGCGTCCGGCACCACCTCGATCGCCTATGAGACCGTGCAGACGGCCGACGGCGCGCTGCCGCTGCTCGCCCCCATGAGTGAGGTCGCCGGCCGGTTGTCCGCTCAGGTCGGTGCCTACCACCTGATGCGCACCCAGGGCGGGCGCGGCGTGCTGATGGGCGGTGTCCCCGGTGTCGCCCCGGCCCGCGTCGTGGTGATCGGCGGCGGGATGGCCGGCGACAACGCCGCAGCCGTCGCCTGGGGTATGGGCGCGCACGTCACGGTCTTCGACCTCAACGTCAACATCCTGCGCAAGATCGACGCCGAGTACGGCGGCGCCATCGAGACCCGCTATTCGTCGCGACTGGACCTCGAGGACGCCGTCAAGCAGGCCGACCTGGTGATCGGCGCCGTGCTGGTCCCCGGCGCCAAGGCGCCCAAGCTGGTCACCAATGAGACTGTGGCACAGATGAAGCCGGGTTCGGTTCTGGTCGACATCGCGATCGACCAGGGTGGCTGCTTCGAGGATTCCAAGCCCACCACGCACGACAACCCGACGTTCAACGTCCACAACTCGGTGTTCTACTGCGTCGCGAACATGCCCGGCGCGGTGCCGCGCACCTCGACCTACGCGCTGACCAACGCCACCATGCCGTACGTGCTCAAGCTGGCTGACAAGGGCTGGCAGGGCGCCTGCCTGGCCGATCAGGCGCTGGCCAAGGGCCTCTCGACCCACGAGGGTCAGTTGCTCAATGCCGAGGTCGCCCACGACCTCGAGCTGCCCTACACCGAACCGGCCGGCCTGCTGGCCTGA
- a CDS encoding Lrp/AsnC family transcriptional regulator, with the protein MAEGSAKLAARSGSAPKDVRADLDDVDRRILALLHADARVSNSALADAVGIAPSTCHGRVRRLQDLGVIRGFYADIDPAAIGLSLQAMVSVSLQSNARGKIGTFIEHIRRKPQVMDVYFLAGADDFIIHVAARDTDDLRAFVVENLNADADVAGTQTSLIFEHLRGAAPL; encoded by the coding sequence ATGGCTGAAGGATCTGCGAAATTGGCGGCTCGATCCGGGTCTGCGCCGAAGGATGTTCGGGCCGATCTCGACGACGTGGACCGTCGCATCCTGGCGCTGCTGCACGCCGATGCCCGGGTCTCCAACAGTGCCCTGGCCGACGCGGTCGGCATCGCCCCGTCGACCTGCCACGGCCGGGTCCGCCGGCTGCAGGATCTCGGCGTGATCCGAGGCTTCTATGCCGACATCGATCCGGCCGCGATCGGGCTGTCGTTGCAGGCGATGGTCTCGGTGAGCCTGCAGTCCAACGCCCGCGGCAAGATCGGCACGTTCATCGAGCACATCCGCCGCAAGCCCCAGGTGATGGATGTCTACTTTCTGGCCGGGGCCGACGATTTCATCATTCACGTGGCTGCCCGTGACACCGACGACCTGCGCGCGTTCGTCGTGGAGAACCTCAACGCCGACGCCGATGTGGCCGGCACCCAGACCTCGCTGATCTTCGAGCACCTACGCGGAGCCGCCCCGCTGTGA
- a CDS encoding PE-PPE domain-containing protein: MRRRAALATMMSAALIAAAPLGHAATVLTLEGGIVGMQHLLHFTPLQLRGDQCTSPNHCQPVDYFAFPANTFTDQGAANVRAAIAALPADEQVVLFGHSQGGQVIYSDLRNWAADPANAPDPARVSWVSIGNPENPYGGRRVTTEGPGAPWLPIDTAYQGTEVIRQYDGWADWPDDTTNLLAVANAVVGMFTTHTDYWKVDLNDPRNVRYTPEVGGQPGNVTYVWVPNDTLPLVAWAGPLAPALDNALRPIVEKAYHRPVDIPDPTPAATSTSTAAALQHKASPARATGSAKRAAGSNATATKRAESRHSVTVGRHSQRGGSA, from the coding sequence ATGCGCAGACGAGCAGCACTGGCAACGATGATGAGTGCCGCACTGATCGCGGCGGCACCGCTGGGCCACGCGGCAACCGTCCTGACCCTCGAGGGCGGGATAGTCGGTATGCAGCACCTGCTGCACTTCACCCCGCTGCAGCTTCGCGGCGACCAGTGCACCTCCCCCAACCACTGCCAGCCCGTCGACTACTTCGCCTTCCCGGCCAACACCTTCACCGACCAGGGCGCGGCCAACGTGCGGGCGGCGATCGCGGCGCTTCCCGCCGACGAGCAGGTGGTGCTGTTCGGGCATAGCCAGGGCGGCCAGGTCATCTACTCCGACCTGCGGAACTGGGCTGCCGACCCGGCCAACGCCCCGGACCCGGCACGGGTGTCGTGGGTGTCGATCGGCAATCCGGAGAACCCCTACGGCGGCCGACGGGTCACCACCGAAGGCCCCGGGGCGCCGTGGCTGCCCATCGACACCGCCTACCAGGGCACCGAGGTGATCCGGCAGTACGACGGCTGGGCGGACTGGCCCGACGACACCACCAACCTGCTCGCGGTGGCCAACGCCGTCGTCGGGATGTTCACCACGCACACCGACTACTGGAAGGTCGACCTCAACGACCCCCGCAATGTCCGCTACACCCCTGAGGTGGGCGGACAACCCGGCAACGTCACCTACGTCTGGGTGCCCAACGACACCTTGCCGTTGGTGGCCTGGGCCGGGCCACTGGCGCCGGCCCTCGACAACGCACTGCGGCCGATCGTCGAGAAGGCCTACCACCGGCCCGTGGACATCCCCGACCCCACACCCGCGGCTACATCTACCTCCACGGCCGCCGCGCTACAGCACAAGGCGTCACCCGCCCGCGCGACGGGTTCGGCCAAGCGGGCGGCCGGCAGTAACGCCACGGCGACAAAGCGGGCCGAAAGCCGCCACAGCGTTACTGTCGGGCGTCATTCACAGCGGGGCGGCTCCGCGTAG
- a CDS encoding haloalkane dehalogenase yields MQVLRTPDDRFEGLPDYPFEPNYLDVQARGLPPLRMHYVDAGPADAPVVLLLHGQPSWSFLYRHVISALTASGLRVIAPDNIGFGRSDKPDDPTAYTFSRHVSWARALVTGLDLTDITLVVQDWGGPIGLSVLAREPERFARVLATNTILHTCDPALAGKLGWAHHGVGADRMLLQETLLDYIALYARTPDIAPSMFIDAVAGPLSADVLAGYDAPFPDPSYKAGLRQLTALIPLTRNDPGAAIGRATMAALAQWEKPFLTAYSDGDPATQGWEQVFREHVPGARGQHHTTIAGAGHFVQEQQGTELARIVAEFVARS; encoded by the coding sequence ATGCAGGTACTGCGCACTCCCGACGACCGGTTCGAGGGTCTCCCGGACTACCCGTTCGAGCCGAACTACCTCGACGTGCAGGCGCGCGGGCTGCCGCCGCTGCGCATGCACTACGTCGACGCCGGACCGGCCGACGCTCCGGTGGTGCTGCTGCTGCACGGCCAGCCCAGCTGGTCGTTCCTGTACCGCCACGTCATCAGCGCACTGACCGCGTCAGGCCTGCGGGTCATCGCACCCGACAACATCGGGTTCGGCCGCTCCGACAAGCCCGACGATCCGACCGCCTACACCTTCTCCCGGCACGTGTCCTGGGCGCGCGCCCTGGTGACCGGACTGGACCTGACCGACATCACGCTGGTGGTCCAGGATTGGGGCGGACCAATCGGTTTGAGTGTGCTGGCGCGTGAACCCGAGCGCTTCGCCCGCGTCCTGGCCACCAACACCATCCTGCACACCTGCGACCCGGCACTGGCCGGCAAGCTCGGCTGGGCACACCACGGTGTGGGCGCCGACCGGATGCTGTTGCAGGAGACGCTGCTGGACTACATCGCCCTGTATGCCCGCACCCCCGACATCGCCCCCAGCATGTTCATCGATGCGGTCGCAGGGCCGCTGAGTGCCGACGTGCTGGCCGGCTACGACGCGCCGTTCCCCGACCCCTCCTACAAGGCCGGCCTGCGCCAGCTGACCGCGCTGATTCCGCTGACCCGCAATGACCCGGGCGCGGCGATCGGCCGGGCGACGATGGCTGCACTGGCGCAGTGGGAAAAGCCTTTCCTGACAGCCTATTCCGACGGCGATCCGGCGACCCAGGGCTGGGAGCAGGTGTTCCGCGAGCATGTCCCGGGAGCGCGGGGACAACACCACACCACCATCGCCGGGGCGGGGCATTTCGTTCAGGAACAGCAGGGCACCGAGCTGGCCCGCATCGTCGCGGAGTTCGTCGCCCGATCCTGA